Proteins from a single region of Desulfuribacillus stibiiarsenatis:
- the rfbG gene encoding CDP-glucose 4,6-dehydratase yields MLTDISGFYKNKKVLVTGHTGFKGSWLALWLHTMGAEVLGYALPPERNNDHFCLLNLGKNIRHVEGDIRDVDQLESVFNGFLPEIVFHLAAQPIVKRSYQEPRLTFETNVMGSISVLEAVKNCQSVRSLVYITSDKCYKNKEWVWGYRENDELGGSDPYSASKAAAELVFASYKDSFLSKRDTLGLASTRAGNVIGGGDWSQDRIVPDTIRAITENIPVTLRSPMATRPWQHVLEPLSGYLVLAKKLYERPTTYSGSYNFGPNSESVYTVQSLVEEIIMYWGSGMLEIDTNQQRYHEATLLQLYSEKARQLLGWSAKWDFATTVKETTLWYKAITEGMDATKVSISQIEKYMEVMS; encoded by the coding sequence ATGTTAACTGATATCTCTGGTTTTTACAAGAATAAAAAAGTCCTAGTTACTGGGCATACAGGTTTCAAAGGATCATGGTTAGCATTGTGGCTTCATACTATGGGTGCAGAGGTATTGGGGTATGCATTGCCACCAGAACGGAATAATGACCATTTCTGTTTATTAAACCTAGGTAAAAATATCCGACATGTAGAAGGTGACATCAGAGACGTCGATCAGCTAGAATCCGTCTTTAATGGGTTTTTACCAGAAATTGTGTTTCATCTTGCTGCACAGCCTATTGTAAAGCGTTCTTATCAAGAACCACGATTGACGTTTGAAACGAATGTTATGGGTTCGATATCAGTGTTAGAAGCTGTGAAGAACTGCCAAAGTGTAAGGTCTTTGGTCTATATCACTTCTGATAAGTGTTACAAAAATAAAGAATGGGTATGGGGTTACAGAGAGAACGACGAGTTAGGGGGCAGTGATCCATATAGCGCATCAAAGGCAGCAGCAGAGCTGGTTTTTGCCTCATATAAGGATTCGTTTCTATCGAAGCGAGATACATTAGGGCTTGCTAGTACAAGGGCAGGAAATGTGATTGGTGGGGGAGACTGGTCACAGGATCGTATTGTGCCAGATACTATTCGTGCGATTACAGAGAATATCCCGGTAACGCTCCGTAGCCCGATGGCGACACGACCATGGCAGCATGTTTTGGAACCGTTGTCAGGATACTTAGTGCTTGCAAAAAAGCTATACGAAAGACCAACAACATATTCTGGAAGTTATAATTTCGGACCGAATAGTGAATCAGTCTATACAGTACAATCACTAGTTGAGGAAATTATTATGTACTGGGGCTCAGGAATGTTAGAAATTGATACGAATCAGCAGCGATATCATGAAGCGACATTATTACAGTTATATTCGGAGAAGGCTAGACAACTGTTGGGATGGTCAGCGAAATGGGATTTTGCTACTACTGTTAAAGAGACGACATTATGGTACAAAGCGATTACAGAAGGTATGGATGCAACAAAAGTTTCTATTTCTCAAATCGAAAAATATATGGAAGTGATGTCATGA
- a CDS encoding dTDP-4-dehydrorhamnose 3,5-epimerase family protein — MMKGVQITPLKRIVDQRGMVMRMMRKSDDTFVGFGEIYFSIVNYGVVKGWKRHREMVLNLAVPIGSVKFVLYDSRDTSSTKGKILEIELGEDNYSLLTIPPMVWVAFQGLSNPFGMVANCASIIHDPDEAEGLPIDTENIPFIWQLGERL; from the coding sequence ATGATGAAAGGTGTTCAGATAACACCGTTAAAACGAATTGTCGATCAACGAGGTATGGTCATGCGTATGATGCGCAAATCTGACGATACTTTTGTTGGTTTTGGGGAAATATATTTTTCTATAGTGAATTACGGAGTAGTGAAGGGCTGGAAACGGCACAGAGAAATGGTACTGAATTTGGCAGTTCCTATAGGCAGTGTGAAATTTGTATTGTATGATTCGCGAGACACTAGTAGTACAAAAGGTAAGATTTTAGAAATAGAGCTTGGTGAAGATAACTATAGCTTACTTACGATACCTCCAATGGTTTGGGTTGCATTCCAAGGGTTATCAAATCCTTTTGGAATGGTGGCCAATTGTGCTTCTATAATTCATGATCCTGATGAAGCAGAGGGATTACCAATCGACACAGAAAATATACCATTCATTTGGCAATTGGGTGAACGACTATGA
- a CDS encoding glycosyltransferase family 2 protein, with the protein MSVSILMNCYNSEKYLAHTLDSLFSQTYEDWELIFIDNHSTDKSIEILDSYLRKEKGNKDRVSLIQTPEHMALGAARDYGIQFCKRDFICFLDTDDIWMADKLERQLEAFQHYQEATLCYSSYDFIDEDGVVFKKKRFKHRVGQLFGVNLANYEINFQTAMIKRIALSKIDKPYFDLQLQYSPDYNLMMKVLANGPAICLSESLVQYRKSKNSLTHKLISRWCVESEITYQQLEEMGALVYSTEQQQRAARAKIEYYKARYLISINHYKEARLALSKYKGSSVRYFIIYVLAYVPWLWRYLHQGR; encoded by the coding sequence ATGAGTGTCTCTATACTTATGAATTGTTATAATAGTGAAAAGTATCTCGCTCATACCTTAGATAGCTTATTTAGCCAAACCTATGAAGACTGGGAACTGATATTTATAGACAATCATTCTACTGATAAAAGCATAGAAATTTTAGACAGTTATTTGAGAAAAGAGAAGGGTAACAAAGATAGAGTATCTCTTATCCAAACACCGGAGCATATGGCATTAGGGGCAGCAAGAGATTATGGAATCCAGTTTTGCAAAAGGGATTTTATATGTTTCTTAGATACTGATGACATCTGGATGGCAGATAAGCTAGAAAGACAACTCGAAGCTTTTCAACACTATCAAGAAGCAACGCTGTGCTACTCATCCTATGATTTTATTGATGAGGATGGAGTTGTTTTTAAGAAGAAACGATTTAAACATCGGGTTGGACAACTGTTTGGCGTTAATCTTGCGAATTACGAAATAAATTTCCAGACAGCTATGATAAAAAGAATCGCACTATCTAAGATTGACAAGCCATATTTTGATTTGCAGCTTCAATATTCTCCTGATTATAACTTAATGATGAAAGTATTGGCAAATGGCCCAGCCATTTGTTTATCGGAATCTTTGGTGCAATATAGAAAAAGTAAAAATTCATTAACCCATAAGTTAATTAGCCGCTGGTGTGTTGAGTCAGAGATAACATATCAACAGCTTGAAGAAATGGGTGCATTGGTGTATAGTACTGAGCAACAACAAAGGGCTGCACGGGCGAAGATTGAATATTACAAAGCTCGTTACCTAATAAGTATAAATCATTATAAAGAAGCGAGATTAGCGTTATCAAAATACAAAGGCAGTAGCGTTCGATACTTCATAATATACGTGCTAGCGTATGTGCCGTGGCTATGGCGCTACTTACATCAAGGAAGATAA
- a CDS encoding NAD-dependent epimerase/dehydratase family protein: MKVAVTGATGFLGKHLVESLVEKGHHVLAISRRRREDVLELFPSLNNSSGVETLQIDISSNFSLPKDIQIVFHCAGVIDKDDKSLRLGNVTATEHVAKACLDNDSIMIHVSSAGVVGSDTDHTDIDERTPCSPNNAYEKSKYEAEEIVQSYVEKGLNARILRPTIIVGVGRDPHKDSFLHLLKSIKSRKYINIGNGTYNIIPIREVVRALEIIAFTNLPNGEVYIINSPISFKRFCAIVNQQFCIHNRTMAIPFWIGFVLTSLIQGFSLLLRKKSPLTFSRLFALTNQRNFSSNKLLSMTSYQPDFEVEQWVAVLCQKYMDEGLL, encoded by the coding sequence ATGAAAGTTGCAGTGACAGGTGCTACTGGTTTTCTTGGGAAACATTTAGTAGAGTCGTTAGTAGAGAAAGGTCATCACGTCTTAGCAATATCTCGACGGAGGCGTGAAGATGTTCTCGAATTGTTCCCATCTCTCAATAATTCAAGTGGAGTTGAAACGTTACAAATCGACATATCAAGCAATTTCTCACTTCCTAAAGATATTCAAATTGTATTTCATTGTGCAGGAGTTATTGATAAAGACGATAAGTCTCTGCGATTAGGAAATGTTACAGCAACAGAGCATGTGGCAAAGGCTTGTCTTGACAACGATAGCATTATGATACACGTGTCAAGTGCGGGGGTTGTAGGAAGTGATACAGATCATACTGATATTGATGAACGAACGCCATGTTCACCTAATAATGCATATGAGAAATCCAAGTATGAGGCTGAGGAAATTGTACAATCGTATGTTGAAAAAGGGCTAAACGCAAGGATATTAAGACCTACAATTATAGTAGGGGTAGGTAGAGATCCTCATAAGGATTCCTTTCTTCACTTGCTGAAATCAATAAAAAGTAGAAAGTATATAAATATTGGTAATGGGACTTATAATATTATACCTATCCGAGAAGTGGTTAGGGCTCTAGAGATAATCGCATTCACAAATCTTCCGAATGGTGAAGTGTACATTATTAACAGTCCAATATCTTTTAAAAGGTTCTGTGCAATAGTTAATCAACAATTTTGTATTCACAATAGAACTATGGCAATTCCTTTTTGGATAGGCTTTGTTCTCACTAGTTTGATTCAAGGATTTTCTCTTCTGTTGAGAAAAAAATCTCCTTTAACATTTTCGAGACTGTTTGCTTTAACGAACCAACGAAACTTTTCTTCCAATAAACTACTTAGCATGACAAGTTATCAGCCGGATTTTGAAGTCGAACAGTGGGTAGCAGTCTTGTGTCAGAAATATATGGATGAAGGGTTATTATAA
- a CDS encoding glycosyltransferase family 4 protein has protein sequence MRKKVCIVASSEMTIKAFLLYQIKETMNHYDVTVIVNAKPDFLDQYNMETSIITVAIQRRISLVDDVKALFQMITIFKKKRFDIVHSYTPKAGMLAMIAAWVNRIPIRIHTFTGQVWATRTGVGRIILKLADTITASTASYVIADSPSQMEYITEQGVVSQRKSSVIGKGSVTGIDIDRFQTNTDYRSAIREALQLPNGAFVFLFLGRLNRDKGVIELTKAFNQLCEMNHDSYLLIVGPDEEDMLTHMQQLCSQWEKRVRYVQYTSLPEAYMNASDVLCLPSYREGFGNVIIEAASVGIPAIGSNIYGVSDAIENGITGLLFEKGNWQELYQAMLSLYSNQETTKKLGEQAKERVYQHFRQEHVVGKVLHFYEQAIYKVNNERNS, from the coding sequence ATGAGGAAAAAGGTCTGTATTGTTGCCTCTTCAGAAATGACAATAAAAGCATTTTTGTTATATCAAATCAAAGAAACCATGAATCACTATGATGTCACAGTGATTGTTAATGCTAAACCTGACTTCCTAGATCAATATAATATGGAAACTAGTATTATTACTGTTGCAATTCAGCGAAGGATTTCTCTAGTAGATGACGTCAAAGCGTTATTTCAAATGATAACTATATTTAAAAAAAAGCGGTTTGATATAGTACACTCCTATACACCTAAAGCAGGTATGTTAGCAATGATAGCTGCGTGGGTCAATCGAATCCCAATAAGAATTCATACATTTACAGGACAAGTATGGGCTACGAGAACTGGGGTAGGACGAATAATACTGAAATTGGCAGATACAATTACTGCTTCTACGGCAAGTTATGTTATTGCTGATAGCCCTTCTCAGATGGAGTATATTACTGAACAAGGGGTAGTTAGTCAGAGGAAAAGTAGTGTAATAGGGAAAGGATCTGTAACAGGGATTGATATAGATCGCTTTCAAACAAACACAGATTATAGGAGCGCAATTCGGGAAGCTCTCCAACTTCCGAATGGGGCATTTGTATTTCTTTTTCTTGGCAGATTGAATAGAGATAAGGGCGTTATTGAATTAACGAAAGCCTTCAATCAACTATGTGAAATGAATCACGATAGTTATTTACTAATCGTTGGTCCTGATGAGGAAGACATGTTAACTCATATGCAGCAATTATGCAGTCAATGGGAGAAACGAGTTCGGTATGTACAGTATACATCACTACCGGAAGCATATATGAATGCATCAGATGTCTTGTGCTTACCAAGTTATCGTGAAGGTTTTGGCAATGTTATAATTGAAGCAGCATCAGTCGGGATTCCTGCCATAGGTTCTAATATCTATGGGGTCTCTGATGCTATTGAGAACGGAATAACGGGCTTATTATTTGAAAAAGGTAATTGGCAAGAGTTATATCAAGCTATGCTTTCGTTATATAGTAATCAAGAAACAACAAAAAAATTAGGGGAACAAGCGAAAGAGCGTGTGTATCAACATTTCAGACAAGAACATGTAGTTGGAAAAGTCCTGCATTTTTATGAACAGGCCATCTATAAGGTCAATAATGAGCGAAATAGTTAA
- a CDS encoding ElyC/SanA/YdcF family protein → MATNADRAKQLAMDLEVQENALLVLCGNSDGTQDEARTIREYILKSKIAGNQDEISVVIVTSKYHSYRAKKIFEKALNQIKGFNASRY, encoded by the coding sequence GTGGCAACAAATGCTGATCGTGCTAAGCAACTAGCAATGGATTTGGAAGTTCAAGAAAATGCTCTATTGGTATTATGTGGTAATTCTGATGGCACCCAGGATGAAGCACGTACAATACGTGAATATATTTTGAAATCCAAGATTGCAGGAAATCAAGATGAAATATCAGTAGTGATTGTAACGTCAAAATATCATTCATATCGAGCCAAGAAAATCTTTGAAAAGGCGTTGAATCAAATTAAAGGATTCAATGCATCAAGATATTGA
- a CDS encoding sugar transferase: protein MVKRLFDMIAALCLLIVLAPIILLTAIIIRITIGSPVVFKQQRPGLRGKPFFIYKFRTMTDECDSEGNLLPDEKRLTQYGKIIRKISLDELPQLWNVLKGELSLVGPRPLLMEYLDKYTPEQARRHDVKPGITGWAQVNGRNAISWEEKFKLDVWYVDHYSFILDIKILCLTVWKVIKKDGITHQGHASMSKFEGSKHFSNHG from the coding sequence ATGGTTAAACGACTTTTTGATATGATTGCAGCGCTGTGTTTACTTATTGTATTAGCCCCCATTATTCTTCTTACAGCAATTATCATTCGAATTACAATAGGCTCGCCAGTAGTATTTAAACAACAACGACCAGGGTTACGCGGGAAGCCCTTTTTTATTTATAAGTTTCGTACGATGACAGATGAATGTGACTCAGAAGGAAATTTATTACCTGATGAAAAACGTTTGACTCAATACGGCAAGATAATTCGAAAGATAAGTCTTGACGAACTACCACAACTGTGGAACGTGTTAAAGGGTGAGTTGAGTCTGGTAGGTCCTAGACCCTTGCTAATGGAATATCTAGATAAATATACACCAGAACAGGCAAGGCGGCATGATGTGAAGCCAGGAATTACGGGATGGGCTCAAGTCAATGGTCGAAACGCCATCAGTTGGGAAGAGAAATTTAAGCTTGATGTTTGGTATGTTGACCATTACTCGTTCATATTAGATATTAAGATTCTATGCTTGACCGTATGGAAAGTTATCAAAAAAGACGGGATTACTCATCAAGGACATGCTTCTATGTCTAAGTTTGAAGGGTCTAAGCATTTTTCTAATCATGGTTAA
- a CDS encoding acetyltransferase, with amino-acid sequence MEKRALAIIGAGGFGREAAEYARDINRVKPTWNRIGFIDDNSDLSGRIIEGVPVWGTTETIDEQIKEYLGIVLNDGDGNEYLIKRNDIDIVCAIGNPKIKKKAIYSFQHMGFRFVNVIHPTAYLGRNITLGHGIIIGPYSVITTNVRLENHVSINPQCGVGHDCIIGGYTSLYWNVNISGNVEIGKACELGTKSTILQGLSIGSECVVGANAVVTKSIPSNLVVVGVPAKPI; translated from the coding sequence ATGGAGAAAAGGGCATTAGCTATTATTGGCGCAGGCGGTTTTGGAAGAGAAGCAGCTGAATATGCGAGAGATATAAACAGAGTTAAACCAACTTGGAACCGAATTGGTTTCATTGATGACAACTCTGACTTATCTGGACGGATTATTGAGGGAGTACCTGTTTGGGGTACAACTGAGACTATTGATGAGCAAATAAAAGAATATTTGGGTATCGTGCTTAATGATGGAGATGGAAATGAGTATCTCATCAAAAGAAATGATATAGATATTGTATGCGCTATTGGTAACCCTAAGATAAAAAAGAAAGCGATTTATAGCTTTCAGCATATGGGTTTCCGTTTTGTTAATGTTATTCATCCTACTGCATATCTTGGGAGAAATATAACTCTAGGTCACGGGATTATCATTGGGCCCTATAGTGTTATTACTACAAATGTTAGACTAGAGAATCACGTTTCTATTAATCCTCAATGTGGTGTAGGTCACGATTGTATAATTGGCGGCTACACATCATTATATTGGAATGTAAATATATCCGGCAATGTTGAAATTGGCAAGGCATGTGAATTAGGAACTAAGTCAACAATTTTGCAAGGATTATCAATTGGATCAGAATGTGTAGTTGGTGCTAATGCTGTTGTTACGAAATCAATTCCGTCTAATCTGGTTGTTGTTGGCGTGCCAGCGAAACCTATTTAA